In Candidatus Goldiibacteriota bacterium, the following proteins share a genomic window:
- the truA gene encoding tRNA pseudouridine(38-40) synthase TruA gives MSRKTYKMVLSYDGAKYYGWQRQDKFLTVQGILEHALFKFFGADIKTFGAGRTDAGVHAYGQVVSFSADTLIPAKNFKPILNGLLPDDIRVMSVEDAPAGLNPRYNVKQKLYRYVICNSPLYYAVYNGRSWHIPEKLDVEKLRQAAAVLTGRHNFFSFSKAGNDTKEYTRTIDSIKVKKNGKWIILDFKGKSFLYNMVRRLTAIIVLYGQGQISVQDIKKMLETQDRALVRNTAPPQGLYLVKITYDKRNVSKRYGGDDEGDE, from the coding sequence ATGAGCAGAAAGACGTATAAGATGGTCCTGTCATATGACGGGGCCAAATATTATGGATGGCAGAGGCAGGACAAATTTCTGACCGTTCAGGGAATACTTGAACACGCGTTGTTTAAATTTTTCGGCGCGGATATCAAAACATTCGGGGCGGGCAGGACAGACGCCGGCGTTCACGCGTACGGGCAGGTGGTATCTTTCTCCGCGGACACTTTAATTCCGGCAAAAAACTTCAAACCAATTTTAAACGGCCTTCTTCCGGACGACATCAGGGTAATGTCTGTTGAAGACGCGCCGGCAGGTTTAAACCCGCGCTATAACGTAAAACAAAAACTGTACAGGTATGTTATCTGTAATTCTCCGCTGTATTATGCGGTGTACAACGGCCGCAGCTGGCACATACCCGAAAAACTTGATGTTGAAAAATTAAGGCAGGCAGCCGCCGTATTAACAGGCAGGCATAACTTTTTTTCTTTTTCCAAAGCCGGTAACGATACAAAGGAATACACACGCACGATTGATTCAATAAAAGTAAAGAAAAACGGCAAGTGGATCATTCTGGATTTTAAGGGAAAAAGTTTTCTGTACAATATGGTACGCCGCCTTACAGCCATAATTGTCCTTTATGGGCAGGGGCAGATATCCGTGCAGGATATAAAAAAAATGCTGGAAACACAGGACAGGGCGCTTGTAAGAAATACGGCGCCTCCGCAGGGGCTTTATCTTGTAAA
- a CDS encoding diguanylate cyclase produces the protein MAEDKDLKEIKKDLEMVIGEVKNLKEQLKEAKKIGLEFQERYEEMLKKEEQFLGEMNSEIEREITVVVIGNIKKTINKELASLKMMRRSIRAQVRNQIKKEIDKEMKKQLPEIINLVKTEIKNKSVEIVSQLRRQTGKKLEKEVIEHVKDATSVLREQKEESERRAIIDGLTGAYNRRYFETKMEEELNLAKRFRNKMSLIMLDIDHFKKINDTYGHGIGDVVLQETIEVVRSQISPVDSLCRYGGEEFTVIMPETDIESAVKTAEKIRKAIEEHAFYGDDKLINVTISLGVAEYPTHAILKQALVERADAALYDAKHSGRNNVKQAKKDEQKDV, from the coding sequence ATGGCTGAAGATAAGGATTTAAAAGAGATAAAAAAAGACCTGGAAATGGTCATAGGCGAAGTTAAAAATTTAAAGGAACAGCTTAAAGAAGCCAAAAAAATAGGCCTGGAATTTCAGGAACGCTACGAGGAAATGTTAAAAAAAGAAGAACAATTTCTTGGCGAAATGAACAGTGAAATTGAAAGGGAAATAACGGTTGTTGTTATCGGCAATATTAAAAAGACCATAAATAAAGAACTTGCTTCCCTGAAGATGATGCGCCGCAGCATAAGGGCGCAGGTACGCAACCAGATTAAAAAAGAGATAGATAAAGAGATGAAAAAACAGCTGCCTGAAATTATTAACCTTGTAAAGACGGAAATAAAAAATAAATCCGTTGAAATTGTAAGCCAGTTAAGAAGGCAGACGGGAAAGAAACTTGAAAAGGAAGTTATTGAACATGTAAAAGATGCCACCAGTGTTTTAAGGGAACAGAAAGAAGAAAGCGAAAGGCGCGCGATAATTGACGGGCTTACCGGCGCGTATAACCGCAGATATTTTGAAACCAAGATGGAAGAAGAGCTTAACCTTGCCAAGAGGTTCAGAAATAAGATGTCACTGATAATGCTTGATATAGACCATTTTAAAAAAATAAATGACACTTACGGGCATGGAATCGGCGACGTGGTTCTTCAGGAGACAATAGAGGTTGTACGCAGCCAGATTTCACCGGTAGATTCGTTGTGCCGTTACGGCGGCGAAGAGTTCACGGTTATAATGCCGGAAACAGATATTGAATCCGCGGTAAAAACCGCGGAAAAAATAAGAAAAGCAATAGAAGAACACGCGTTTTACGGCGATGATAAACTTATAAATGTCACCATAAGCCTTGGCGTGGCGGAATATCCCACGCACGCTATTTTAAAACAGGCGCTTGTTGAAAGGGCCGACGCCGCTTTGTATGACGCAAAGCATTCCGGCAGAAATAACGTAAAACAGGCAAAAAAAGATGAGCAGAAAGACGTATAA
- a CDS encoding arginine--tRNA ligase, with the protein MAFNDYLKGIFRDCMRENFALELNIDSIKVDKAPAGTHGTYGVNAGFLLSKALKKSPFDAAASVAELLKTNKNIIDPQPVKPGYVNFYISPEYYLEQVKMLLSNDGFFCNNLGNGRKINLEFVSANPVGPLVVVSGRAASYGDSLGKLLSMSGYKVTKEDYVNDYGRQMDLFGLSLKERYMELFGTSANIPEGGYLGQYVIELAEKIKAEKGDSLVAQYRDNFDLKNNYFRQIGLEKMIQWQKQTLEKFGVAFDNWFYESELHKSKEVEEAFEKIEKRGLFKEEEGAVWFKTTEFGDDKDRVVKKQDGQFTYFASDIAYMLNKLEKRGFDRVINILGPDHHGYIKRMEAIVQGLGYEKDKLDVLILQQVNLMENGEKVKMSKRAGKIAALDDLIDEVGKDAARYFFIMRNYNSHLDFDIELAKEQSDKNPVFYVQYAYARTCGILLKIKEAANKEYESKEADFSALEPEEEDILLYMLNMPDVIKDAAAKYAPSTLVAAMFELVSKFHSFYNKHRVISETGEVSPKRAVLIKALKKTLETCFDIIGITKRERM; encoded by the coding sequence TAAGGTTGATAAAGCTCCCGCCGGGACACACGGTACTTACGGCGTAAATGCGGGTTTTTTGCTCTCAAAAGCCCTAAAAAAGAGCCCTTTTGACGCGGCAGCTTCTGTTGCGGAACTGCTTAAAACCAATAAAAACATAATTGATCCGCAGCCGGTTAAGCCGGGTTATGTGAATTTTTATATATCCCCGGAATATTATTTGGAACAGGTTAAAATGCTTCTGTCAAATGACGGTTTTTTTTGCAATAACCTTGGTAATGGCAGAAAAATAAACCTTGAATTCGTAAGCGCCAATCCGGTCGGGCCTCTTGTCGTTGTAAGCGGAAGGGCGGCGTCCTACGGCGATTCGCTGGGTAAACTTCTGTCAATGTCAGGTTATAAGGTTACAAAAGAAGATTATGTTAATGATTACGGCAGGCAGATGGATTTGTTTGGTTTGTCGCTTAAAGAACGGTATATGGAGCTTTTTGGCACGTCCGCGAATATTCCCGAAGGCGGATATCTTGGGCAGTATGTAATTGAACTTGCGGAAAAGATAAAAGCGGAAAAGGGCGATTCGCTTGTAGCTCAGTATAGGGATAATTTTGACTTAAAAAATAACTATTTCAGACAGATAGGCCTTGAAAAGATGATACAGTGGCAGAAACAGACGCTGGAAAAATTCGGAGTGGCATTTGATAACTGGTTTTATGAATCTGAACTGCATAAAAGTAAAGAAGTGGAAGAAGCTTTTGAAAAAATAGAAAAGCGCGGTCTGTTCAAGGAAGAAGAAGGCGCTGTATGGTTTAAGACAACAGAGTTCGGCGATGACAAGGACAGGGTTGTAAAAAAACAGGACGGGCAGTTTACGTATTTTGCCAGCGACATCGCGTACATGCTTAACAAACTTGAAAAGCGCGGTTTTGACCGTGTAATAAATATACTTGGGCCCGACCATCACGGATACATAAAAAGAATGGAAGCCATTGTGCAGGGGCTTGGATATGAAAAAGATAAACTTGATGTGCTTATCCTGCAGCAGGTTAACCTTATGGAGAACGGCGAAAAAGTAAAGATGAGCAAGCGCGCGGGCAAAATAGCGGCGCTTGATGATTTGATTGACGAAGTGGGCAAAGACGCGGCAAGGTATTTCTTCATTATGCGCAATTATAATTCGCATCTGGATTTTGATATTGAACTTGCAAAGGAACAGTCTGATAAGAATCCTGTTTTCTATGTGCAGTACGCGTACGCGAGGACGTGTGGAATTCTGCTGAAAATAAAAGAAGCGGCAAATAAAGAATATGAATCAAAAGAAGCGGATTTTTCGGCGCTGGAACCGGAAGAAGAGGACATACTGCTGTATATGCTTAATATGCCTGATGTAATAAAAGACGCGGCAGCCAAATACGCGCCTTCCACGCTTGTGGCGGCTATGTTTGAACTGGTTTCCAAGTTTCACTCTTTCTACAACAAGCACAGGGTAATATCTGAAACAGGGGAAGTGTCGCCCAAAAGGGCTGTTCTGATAAAAGCGCTTAAGAAAACTCTTGAAACGTGTTTTGACATAATTGGAATAACGAAAAGGGAGAGGATGTAA